Proteins from a genomic interval of Sphingobacterium sp. SYP-B4668:
- a CDS encoding SusC/RagA family TonB-linked outer membrane protein, producing MKKYGVFRYSCILILSLMSFHSVQAQDETRPIINASLQGTLIDAETKEPIEGATIRLEAVTHSVRTDRDGKFQFITGQKLPFTLTITYVGYQNKTIVVSKSPTVIELLPEDRTLDEVIVVGYGTQKRRDLVSSISKINADETKQIPEASFDAQLQGKAAGVQINTNTGVPGSDVFIRVRGATSINAGNDPLYVIDGVFVNNESLQSIAQDRKTSPLSDINPNDIESIEILKDATAIGIYGSRGANGVVLVTTKRGKFGQSAKIDFNISNGFAKALSDRVWKTTTGEEHALLINEFNRNMGRVEPFRPISEGGRGLPSEQQTYDRLQYLFRTASLQNYDFSIQGGSDRTRYYVGGGYVNQESIWKPMGFNRYSFKLNLDQKLSEYVTLGVSNSFSKSHRDQARPANGGNGTLLQASLNIPTYLPVFDDAGTPLKWVNFDNIYTLTSNQNLWSDSYHYIGNGFLDVSLSPKLKFRSTLGLDFNQYNEHEWWDSSTILGVNGGLASESNTQSLSLVNEQTLSYADKIGGHAIGALVGNTLQSSKLNNVFASGSNFPNNSYTQISSASTQTADQWKKESTLASFFTRLNYNYDNRYYAEFILRADGSSKFGDANRWGYFPAVGLAWNIAKESFLQHQQTLSNFKFRLNYGITGNQSGIDEYATFGLWQGGDGYADILGGEEKPGTAPLQLKNNDLKWESTTQFNAGLDVGFWSDRLTLELNYYQKYTRDALLLVGTPGSTGYQSYITNYGEISNKGFELSINAQPFTGEKFTWSANLNLAQNRNRIEDIPADIPFAGRDLIRLQQGHPLYSYWLYHQIGVDPQTGNVQFEDVNDDGAITVADRQIIGDTWPKLFGGLTNNIRYKSFDASFLFTFSLGNKTWNHNKMLGETGGTLDANRVLLKSQLNRWTEPGQITDVPRLATANYSIQENSRYLEDASYLRLRNITVGYSLNKNLVQRIKLEHLRVYVSASNLFLITPYSGADPEANLGTENIQGYDYGTPPQPRTFQFGIQISL from the coding sequence ATGAAAAAATACGGAGTATTCCGCTATTCTTGCATACTTATATTGTCCCTAATGAGCTTTCACAGCGTACAAGCTCAGGATGAAACCAGACCTATCATCAATGCGTCCTTACAGGGAACCCTTATTGATGCTGAGACAAAAGAACCTATTGAAGGTGCAACTATACGTCTTGAAGCTGTGACACATAGTGTTAGAACAGACCGAGATGGCAAGTTTCAATTCATCACTGGGCAAAAACTTCCATTTACGTTGACCATCACATATGTGGGGTATCAAAATAAGACGATTGTCGTTTCAAAATCTCCGACTGTTATCGAATTGCTACCCGAAGATAGGACTTTAGATGAAGTGATTGTAGTAGGGTATGGCACACAGAAAAGAAGAGATCTAGTCTCATCCATATCAAAAATAAATGCAGACGAAACAAAGCAAATTCCTGAGGCTAGTTTTGATGCTCAGCTTCAAGGAAAGGCTGCTGGAGTCCAAATAAATACCAATACGGGTGTCCCTGGATCTGATGTTTTTATCCGCGTCAGAGGAGCAACGTCCATTAATGCCGGCAATGATCCCTTATATGTAATAGATGGCGTATTTGTCAACAATGAATCCTTGCAAAGTATAGCGCAAGATCGTAAGACGTCACCACTATCAGATATTAATCCCAATGACATCGAGAGTATTGAAATCCTCAAAGATGCCACGGCAATAGGAATTTATGGTTCTCGCGGTGCCAATGGCGTTGTCTTGGTCACGACCAAGCGAGGTAAGTTTGGGCAAAGTGCCAAAATTGACTTTAACATTTCCAATGGATTTGCCAAAGCCTTGTCCGATAGGGTATGGAAAACAACCACTGGTGAAGAGCATGCATTATTAATCAATGAATTTAATCGAAATATGGGGCGGGTGGAGCCATTCCGACCAATCTCAGAAGGAGGGCGGGGACTCCCCTCAGAGCAGCAGACATATGACCGACTCCAATATCTTTTTCGTACCGCCTCATTACAAAATTACGATTTCTCTATTCAAGGAGGTTCAGATAGAACACGATATTATGTTGGTGGGGGATACGTTAATCAGGAATCCATCTGGAAACCAATGGGATTTAACAGGTATAGCTTTAAACTTAATCTCGATCAAAAATTAAGTGAATATGTAACCTTAGGTGTCAGTAATTCTTTTTCGAAATCACATCGTGACCAAGCACGACCTGCAAACGGCGGGAATGGAACATTATTGCAAGCTTCGTTGAATATTCCTACATACTTGCCTGTTTTTGATGACGCTGGTACACCATTAAAATGGGTCAATTTCGATAATATTTACACATTGACCTCAAATCAGAATTTGTGGTCCGATAGTTATCACTATATAGGAAATGGTTTTTTGGATGTGTCGCTTAGCCCGAAATTGAAATTTCGCTCAACGCTAGGACTCGATTTCAATCAATACAACGAACACGAATGGTGGGATTCCTCCACGATTCTTGGTGTAAATGGAGGCTTGGCCAGTGAGAGTAATACGCAATCTTTGTCATTAGTCAATGAGCAGACCCTGTCATATGCAGACAAGATAGGAGGTCATGCTATTGGTGCTTTGGTTGGGAATACATTGCAGTCTTCTAAGCTTAATAACGTGTTTGCTTCGGGTAGTAATTTTCCCAATAATTCATATACGCAAATCTCTTCTGCATCTACCCAGACTGCCGATCAATGGAAAAAGGAAAGTACATTAGCTTCTTTTTTCACCAGATTAAATTACAATTACGACAATAGATACTATGCCGAGTTCATACTTCGCGCGGATGGATCTTCCAAATTTGGAGATGCTAATCGATGGGGATATTTTCCTGCAGTAGGATTGGCTTGGAACATTGCGAAAGAATCATTTTTACAACATCAACAGACGTTAAGTAATTTCAAGTTTCGGTTGAACTATGGTATTACAGGCAACCAATCCGGCATAGACGAGTACGCAACATTTGGATTATGGCAGGGCGGAGATGGGTATGCTGATATTTTGGGAGGAGAAGAGAAGCCCGGAACAGCTCCCTTGCAGTTAAAAAACAATGATTTGAAATGGGAAAGCACAACACAGTTTAACGCAGGTCTGGATGTTGGATTCTGGAGTGACCGCTTGACATTAGAGCTGAATTACTATCAAAAGTATACGAGGGATGCGTTGCTTTTAGTAGGTACTCCGGGCTCGACTGGCTACCAAAGCTATATTACGAATTATGGGGAAATCAGTAATAAAGGATTTGAGCTCTCTATCAATGCCCAGCCCTTTACTGGAGAAAAATTTACGTGGTCAGCCAACTTAAATTTAGCTCAAAATAGAAATCGAATAGAAGATATTCCTGCAGATATACCCTTTGCTGGTCGTGACCTGATAAGGCTTCAACAGGGCCATCCTTTATATTCCTACTGGCTGTACCATCAAATCGGAGTTGACCCACAAACAGGTAATGTGCAATTCGAGGATGTCAATGACGATGGGGCGATTACCGTAGCTGATCGTCAGATTATTGGGGATACATGGCCGAAGCTTTTTGGAGGCCTGACTAATAACATAAGATATAAATCCTTTGACGCCTCCTTTTTGTTTACGTTTTCTTTAGGCAATAAAACCTGGAATCACAACAAAATGCTGGGGGAAACGGGAGGGACCTTAGACGCAAATCGCGTACTGTTAAAGTCACAACTTAATCGCTGGACCGAACCTGGACAGATTACTGATGTGCCAAGGTTAGCAACGGCCAACTATTCGATACAAGAAAATAGCCGCTATTTGGAGGATGCATCTTACCTCCGGTTGCGGAATATCACCGTCGGCTATTCCTTAAATAAAAATTTAGTACAGCGAATCAAGCTAGAACATCTAAGAGTATATGTGTCTGCATCAAATCTATTTTTGATTACGCCTTATTCCGGAGCAGATCCAGAAGCAAATTTAGGAACAGAGAATATTCAAGGATATGACTACGGGACTCCTCCACAGCCACGGACCTTTCAATTTGGAATTCAGATTTCACTATAA